The Oncorhynchus gorbuscha isolate QuinsamMale2020 ecotype Even-year unplaced genomic scaffold, OgorEven_v1.0 Un_scaffold_2451, whole genome shotgun sequence genomic interval attgtggtggcagcatcatgatttgGGGATCTCTTtcaatggcagggactgggaaactggtcagaattgaaggaatgatggatggtgctaaatacagtgGATTTTTTgaggggaaacctgtttcagtcttcaagagattttagactgggatggaggttcatcttccagcaggacaatgaccctaagcatactgctaaaccaacactcaagtggtttaaggggaaacatttaaatgtcttggactAGCCTGGTCAAagaccagacctcaatccaattgagaatctgtggtatgacaaaGATTGCTGaccaccagcggaacccatccattggctagatgtgccaagcttatggagacataccccaagagacttgcagctgtaattgctgcaaaaggtggctctacaaagtattgactttggggggggtgaatacttatgcatgctcaagttttcagtttttttgtgtattttttcTTGTTTGATTCACAAGAAAACATATTtttcatcttcaaagtggtaagcatgtttgtgtaaatcaaatgatacaaacccctccaaaatctattttaattccaggttgtaaggcaacaatataggaaaaatgccaataggggtgaatactttcgcaagccactgtaagtcactttggataagagcatctgctaaattactaaaatgtaaagcTTTTGTTGTGTAAACATTTGGGGTGATTTTGTTGTTTGGAATAATTATGAGAATGACGTAGCAAAGTGCACAAAAGAAAAGACAAGAACAATTTTGaattcaaattttatttgtcacatgcttcataaacaacaggtgtggactaacagtgaaatgcttacttacgggcccttcctaacaatgcagagagaaagaaaatacagaaatgatagaaaagtaaaacataataataaaagtaattcacaactgtgttgggaccatgatatttttttatttacctttatttaactaggcaagtcagttaatcacatattcttatttacaatgacagcctaccagggaacagttggttaactgccttgttcagggggagaactacagatttttctttgtcagctcaggattcgatccagcaacctttcagttactggcccaatgatctaaccactaggctacctgccaccaaaATAATTtgctgatgtggacaccgaggaacttgcaGCTCTCGacccactacagccccgtcaatgtgaatGGGTGCGTGCTCGGCCTCGatttcctgtaatccacaatcagctcctttgtcttattgttgtcctggcaccaaactgccaggtctctgatcttctCCCTAAAGGCTGTCTGATCgtcatcggtgatcaggcctaccaccatcgtGTTGTCGGCAAACTAAACGATGATGTTGGAGTTGTGCGTGGCCAGGCATTGTGGGTGAAcagagtataggaggggactaagcacgcatccCTGAAAGGCCCGTGTTGATGGTTAGTGTGGCGGGTGTGTTAttgcctaccctcactacctgggggcTTCACGTCACGAAGaccaggatctagttgcagagggaggtcttCAGTCCatggttcagtcccagggtccttagcttagtgatgagcttggagggcactatggcgttgaatgctgagctttagccaatgaaaagcattctcatGTACTGTtgctgttccttttgtccaagtgttggggctgtatgcaaattggagtgggtgcaGGTCGTCTGGGATGATggcgttgatgtgagccatgaccaggctTTCAAAGCATTTTaggctacagatgtgagtactACAGgatgatagtcatttagacaggttaccttggcattcttgaGCACAGGGAATTTGAATTGAGACTTGAATAATTGTTTTTGAAAcatattctgtttttttgtcctaattttttaaattattattttttattaggAAAGTTAGAAGCCTAAAAACAAGTTTAAATATAGGTGTACTGTGTTCATGTCTCACGCCTTGGTTTTTATGTTCTGCGGGATGAAACTAGTTGctttaaaatgtgttttattttgttttatttgtatGCAAAAATCTGGGCTGGACTGGGAAGTTTCACTTGAACAACCCTCTAAGTCGTAATTACAACTGGGAAACCACTTATACCTTTTCAACCAAAACTTGacaacaaatccaattttgacaATTAAAAACTTATCAATTTGGATAATGTAGCTAGTTTTACCATACTGTCAATGTTAAGCAAACTAGATAACTTTATTATGAGCAACATTAGCTAGAAAACAAGCTAGCAAAAATCTTATTGGTTAAAGAATTGGTCTGACTTCAAATGCACTTGAACACAATCATGTCAGACTTACGACTTCCCACGAGCATATGAATGTCCCATCATTCAAATGTTTCATAGGTTACGCATGATCATTATAACAGACAATTTATAGACAGTCCATAATGTAAGACATTAATTCATATTCAACACATGGTTAGATTTCCAACAGTTCATATATTTTATGTCCTTATTtaaaaacaattaaaaaaaaataataattatagaCCACTGCTCAGGCCAGGAGATCCAGCCTGTGTTTGCGCTGGTGCCACTTCAGGTGGTTTAGTTGTTTGAAGCTGAGTCCACACACAGCGCAGCAGTACGGTCTCTCCCCAGTGTGGGTGCGCTGGTGCACCTTCAAATTGTCTGCCCTAGCGAAGCTCTTGTCACACATAGTGCAGCGGTGGGGTTTCTCCTGTGTGTGAACGCGCCGGTGCAGCTTGAGGTTCCAGAGCCGACTGAATTTGTTCCCACAGATGGAGCAGCAGTAGGGCTTGTCTGTTGTCTGAATGCACTTGTGCCTCTTCAGGTCGGAGAAGGAGGTGAAGCCCTTGGAGCAGTGGCTGCAGAGGTGGAGTCCCTCTGCCTGGTGGACCCGCTGGTGGACCTTGAGGTTGCAAGCCTGGGTGAAGGACTTACCACACTTGGTGCAGGAGTACGGAGGCCCAGATCCTGACCCTGAGACTCTACCTGTTTTGTGTGTCTGCTTGTGGGCCTCAAGGGAGCCAGAGTCTGAGAATGTCATGGTGCATTGATTGCAGGCGTGACGCTTCCCCCCTCCTCCCATTACTCCTCCTTCTGTTACCTGCTCTTGTGAACGATCTCTGAGGTTTAGAGAGAGTCCAAAGTTGTCAGGGGCACCATACAggctctctgtgttgttgttgtgggcTGAGCTTCCAGAGTGGATGGAGGTTAGCCCCTGTGGCCGGCTCTGCTACCTGACTCTGGGACACCGTGTTCAGGGTACAAGACACTGGAGTCCTGCAGGTAACCCTCCTCGTTGATCAACAGGCAGTTCCGGACACCCACCTCTGGGTGTGGGGGTGGCGTTGGCGACGCCACCTGCTCCCTCCGGCTCCGATGGGGCCCAGGCATGTGGGAGCGATGGTGATGGTCTCCCCCCTCAGACCTCCTCAGGTCCACCTGGTAGTGACCCACAGCTCCGTAGCTCAGCGCACCCAGATGAGACGGAGAACCAGGAAGCCTGTCCAGCCCTTCCACATCTAGACGATGGCCTCCTCCACCACCAGCACCGCCGTAACCAGATTTCTCAAAGCCACCCCCCAGATCCTCCATGCTGTAACGGGGTTGGAAGAGAGGTTGGCTGGGGTCCCCTGGGTTTCCCTCTGGGCCTGGTTGTTCAGGCCCCTGGTCTAGACCGGATCCCCAGTCAGCCTGGCACTGCTGCAGCTCCTGCTCACTGAAACTCTTACTGGGCCCCGAGACGTCTGAACCATCGGCACCTGAAAACACAGGGGACATGAGGCATTAGAAGCATTAATATTTAAGACATTAGAACTAGTAGAAACAGTAGTAGAGTAACTAATGTTAAATGTGTACTTACAGCTTCAAGTTTACTTTACATGTGTAATAATGAATACATTTGGAATGACACAGCAGATTATCAGTTACTCTTCTTATCATTCTCTTAAACCTAAAGGTAGGCAATGTTATGTTTGTCTATGTTATGTTTGTTGTAAACAACTCACCGTCCAGGCAGACACCCCATCTCTCCTGTAGCTCAGTGTTGTGGAGAGGCTCCTCTTTCAGCAGGCTGTCCAGCTTCTGACCTGTGACCTCTGTGGACTGGAAGAGCAAATGAATGAGTCGATTCTAACTAAATGATTGATAAACTGACAGTGACTGAATAGAGCTGACATGATGGTTCTCTATTCAGaactctcctcagggacccccagaCATCTCACAACTTTGTCGTAACCCTGAACTAGCATACCTGATTAGAGTAGTGAAGGGCTTGATGATtcgttgacaagttgaatcaagtGTTTTAGTTTTGGAACAGTTCAAATATGAGGAGAGGTTTGACAAAGGTTGCCCAATTATTCCTGACAGACTATCTGTTCTAATATGTTTTCTGAAATATATTTCTACCTGAATGTCCTGTAACACTGCACCCTCCACCCTTCACAGGTGTTTAGTCACCTAGATACCTCAGAGGTTCTCCTAAGGCTGGTGGCCTCAGCCTCCAGATCATGGAAGGCTGTTTCCCTGGCCACGCCCCCACAGCTGCTCCACTCCTCCCCTGGTACCTTCTCCTGCTTCAGGCCACACCCCATCTCCGCACCTTTCCACAGGTAAACAAAGAGAACATTTTATTTATGTAAAAGGAAAGGCGAGAGCAACATTGTGGATGCTGTGGAGTCTTTTTGCATTagtgcagatgaaggaaaggaTGCCTCTTATTGAGATACCACTAACTCCTTTCTTAAACCAATACTGCCTGATCACCAAAGtatgaaaaatacagattacATCAGTCACACTTTAGAGTGATTCCTCCATATTGTCTTTAGATGTGGCTCTCCTCACCTGTCTGTGAGTTTCCAGAGCTTCCACCTTCCTCATCAGCTCTCCCACAGTCTGCACACTTCCCCCTCtggcctccctctctgtccctctcccttcctctgttcTCCGACCACTGTAGCCTCTTCTTCAGCGACTCGACCTGCTCATGGCTTCG includes:
- the LOC124025796 gene encoding zinc finger protein 239-like — protein: MGGGGKRHACNQCTMTFSDSGSLEAHKQTHKTGRVSGSGSGPPYSCTKCGKSFTQACNLKVHQRVHQAEGLHLCSHCSKGFTSFSDLKRHKCIQTTDKPYCCSICGNKFSRLWNLKLHRRVHTQEKPHRCTMCDKSFARADNLKVHQRTHTGERPYCCAVCGLSFKQLNHLKWHQRKHRLDLLA
- the LOC124025794 gene encoding uncharacterized protein LOC124025794, with amino-acid sequence MSENLVLTFQTQLSGVMETVLKSAIYEITRLVEDGFLEEVSRSHEQVESLKKRLQWSENRGRERDREGGQRGKCADCGRADEEGGSSGNSQTGAEMGCGLKQEKVPGEEWSSCGGVARETAFHDLEAEATSLRRTSESTEVTGQKLDSLLKEEPLHNTELQERWGVCLDGADGSDVSGPSKSFSEQELQQCQADWGSGLDQGPEQPGPEGNPGDPSQPLFQPRYSMEDLGGGFEKSGYGGAGGGGGHRLDVEGLDRLPGSPSHLGALSYGAVGHYQVDLRRSEGGDHHHRSHMPGPHRSRREQVASPTPPPHPEVGVRNCLLINEEGYLQDSSVLYPEHGVPESGSRAGHRG